A window of Candidatus Peribacteraceae bacterium genomic DNA:
TCCACGCCGAGCCGCATCTTGCGCACGAGGGTGCGCTGGGCTGCGATGTCGCGGCGCAGTTCCTCGGGCGGCATCGCCGTCAGTTCGCCGTAGCTGGAGAGGTGGGTGGCCATGGTTCAGAGGGTGTGGCGGGTGACGATCTTCGTGCGCATGGGGAGTTTGTGGCTGGCGAGGATCAACGCCTCGCGGGCGGCGATCTCGGGCAGGCCGTCGATTTCGAACAGGATGGCGCCGGGGCGGATGACGCATGCGTAGTACTCCACGCTCCCCTTCCCCGAGCCCATCGGCACTTCGGCGGCCTTCTTGGTGACGGGCGTGTGCGGGAAAACGCGGATCCAAATCTTTCCGCCGCGCTGCACGCGGTGCGTCATGGCGCGGCGTGCCGCTTCGATCTGGCGCGCTGTGAGCTCGCCGGCCGTCTGCGCCTTGAGCCCGAAACTGCCGAATGCCAGCTCAATGCCACGCGTCGCCTTCCCGTAGAAGGCGCCACGGTTCCTGTGCTGCTTGCGGTATTTGAGCTTCTTCGGTTCGAGCATGGGAGAGGGGGCGGGCATTCCTGCCCGCGGGAAGGATTATTCTGAGGGGGTATTCTTCAGGGAAGCGGACTGTACTTGCTGGATCTTCTTGAAGACCATGCCGGAGTAGACCCACACCTGCACGCCGATGGTGCCGAACTTGGTGATGGCATGGCGCTTGGCGTGGATGATGTTGGCGCGCAGCGTCTGCAGGGGGACGTTCCCCTCCTTGAACAGGTCGTCACGGGCGATCTCCGCGCCGTTCAAGCGGCCGCTCACCGTGACCTTCACCCCTATGGCGCCC
This region includes:
- the rplP gene encoding 50S ribosomal protein L16, which produces MLEPKKLKYRKQHRNRGAFYGKATRGIELAFGSFGLKAQTAGELTARQIEAARRAMTHRVQRGGKIWIRVFPHTPVTKKAAEVPMGSGKGSVEYYACVIRPGAILFEIDGLPEIAAREALILASHKLPMRTKIVTRHTL